From Streptomyces fungicidicus, one genomic window encodes:
- a CDS encoding ATP-dependent DNA helicase yields the protein MSTDPPETAEDAEEPGTPAGASEAEAELAAQRVERERIERRKAERQGPITAGAKLSGTAADLLAAVRAVESGEKPAATVFEEPGPAPRRPAPEPVRRVAPAAPGERVPDAGAVEDVRGVLVRGGAPEGLAGPAAGVLGEGAAAVLGADPWQLLRVPGVLPEQADSFARALLGGEAGPDDDRRGRAVTVWLLDRAALSGHTALEMPALVTALGRQGVPEPEEAVQNAIAEGDVLVFQDAVGEAAGEDEEPPVRVLVGLERFAMAEESLADGLARLVNSAPGGNGAGEEWERAASAGGSAGDLIRAVAGHGLVLHTGGEASLAEPAALVGAARGLGLRVWAVTHGPVGRARFAALLGDEGAGVATVAGLLSGAEGPGRDADGALDVDLLVVLDAPQLDVEAAALLTESLPDGARLVLAGDPGVLWSVGPGRVFADLLAARACPQVASRRPDPGPLGELVSGIGVGELNQVAAPGKEVVIVPVRDAGEAVHRTVQLVVDSVPRAIGVPAEETQVITPGHGGAVGTRALNAALKERLNPGPGRFGGFDPGDRVVHSPAPGRTLPGRVVTADGEGLHLECAGERIVVPRERVESSVRHGWALTAHQAVGCRWPAVVVVLPGDAAGALSRPWVYTAFSRADRHLSVVHGVEQALPRAVAEVAAKPRTTRLPVLLAPQVPVADG from the coding sequence GTGAGCACGGACCCGCCCGAGACCGCGGAGGACGCCGAGGAGCCGGGGACGCCTGCCGGGGCGTCCGAGGCGGAGGCCGAGCTGGCCGCGCAGCGCGTGGAGCGGGAGCGGATCGAGCGGCGGAAGGCGGAGCGGCAGGGGCCGATCACGGCCGGGGCGAAGCTGAGCGGCACCGCCGCCGATCTGCTGGCCGCGGTCCGTGCCGTGGAGAGCGGTGAGAAGCCGGCCGCCACCGTGTTCGAGGAGCCCGGGCCCGCGCCGCGGCGGCCCGCTCCCGAACCCGTGCGCAGGGTGGCGCCGGCCGCTCCGGGTGAGCGGGTGCCGGACGCGGGCGCCGTCGAGGACGTGAGGGGGGTGCTGGTCCGGGGAGGTGCGCCGGAAGGGCTCGCCGGACCGGCCGCCGGTGTGCTCGGGGAGGGTGCCGCGGCGGTGCTGGGCGCCGATCCCTGGCAGTTGCTGCGGGTTCCCGGGGTGCTGCCCGAGCAGGCCGACTCGTTCGCGCGGGCGCTGCTCGGCGGCGAGGCCGGGCCGGACGACGACCGGCGGGGGCGGGCCGTCACCGTGTGGCTGCTGGACCGGGCCGCGCTCTCCGGGCACACCGCGCTGGAGATGCCGGCGCTGGTCACCGCGCTGGGGCGGCAGGGGGTGCCGGAGCCCGAGGAGGCCGTGCAGAACGCCATCGCGGAGGGGGACGTCCTGGTCTTCCAGGACGCGGTCGGTGAAGCCGCCGGGGAGGACGAGGAGCCTCCGGTGCGGGTGCTGGTGGGGCTGGAGCGGTTCGCGATGGCCGAGGAGAGCCTGGCCGACGGGCTGGCCCGGTTGGTCAACTCCGCGCCCGGGGGGAACGGGGCGGGCGAGGAGTGGGAGCGGGCGGCCTCGGCGGGAGGTTCCGCGGGGGACCTGATCCGGGCGGTCGCCGGTCACGGGCTCGTGCTGCACACCGGTGGGGAGGCCTCGCTGGCCGAGCCGGCTGCGCTGGTCGGCGCCGCGAGAGGTCTCGGGCTGCGCGTCTGGGCCGTCACGCACGGCCCGGTGGGGCGCGCCCGGTTCGCCGCCCTGCTGGGGGACGAGGGGGCGGGGGTCGCCACCGTGGCGGGGCTCTTGTCCGGGGCCGAGGGGCCCGGGCGGGACGCCGACGGGGCGCTGGACGTGGACCTGCTGGTGGTGCTCGACGCGCCTCAGCTGGACGTCGAGGCCGCCGCGCTGCTGACGGAGTCGCTGCCGGACGGGGCCCGGCTGGTGCTGGCCGGTGATCCGGGGGTGCTGTGGTCGGTGGGGCCCGGGCGGGTGTTCGCCGATCTGCTGGCCGCGCGGGCGTGCCCGCAGGTCGCCTCCCGGCGGCCGGATCCCGGGCCGCTCGGTGAGCTGGTCTCCGGCATCGGCGTCGGCGAGCTGAACCAGGTGGCGGCGCCCGGCAAGGAGGTCGTGATCGTGCCGGTGCGGGACGCGGGCGAGGCCGTGCACCGGACCGTCCAGCTGGTGGTGGACTCGGTGCCGCGCGCGATCGGGGTGCCGGCCGAGGAGACCCAGGTGATCACCCCGGGGCACGGAGGCGCCGTCGGTACGCGCGCGCTGAACGCGGCGCTCAAGGAGCGGCTGAACCCGGGTCCTGGCCGCTTCGGCGGGTTCGACCCGGGTGACCGCGTCGTCCACTCCCCCGCTCCGGGGCGTACGCTGCCGGGCCGCGTGGTGACGGCCGACGGTGAGGGGCTGCACCTGGAGTGTGCGGGCGAGCGGATCGTGGTGCCGAGGGAGCGGGTGGAGTCTTCCGTGCGGCACGGCTGGGCGCTCACCGCGCACCAGGCCGTGGGCTGCCGGTGGCCCGCGGTGGTCGTGGTGCTGCCCGGTGACGCCGCGGGGGCCCTCAGCCGGCCCTGGGTGTACACGGCGTTCAGCAGGGCCGACCGGCATCTGTCCGTGGTGCACGGAGTGGAGCAGGCGCTGCCGCGTGCGGTGGCCGAGGTGGCGGCGAAGCCGCGGACGACCCGGCTGCCGGTGCTGCTGGCGCCGCAGGTTCCGGTGGCGGACGGCTGA
- a CDS encoding DUF5703 family protein, whose amino-acid sequence MPEYEFVDVYVPRGVSRKETARLLTDHAEYGHWELYRLTLMRDGSRRVRLRRRIIRQVRATW is encoded by the coding sequence ATGCCGGAATACGAATTTGTCGACGTGTACGTGCCGCGCGGGGTCTCCCGCAAGGAGACGGCGCGGCTACTGACGGACCATGCCGAGTACGGACACTGGGAGCTGTACCGCCTGACGCTGATGCGTGACGGCAGCCGCAGGGTGCGGCTGCGCAGGCGGATCATCCGCCAGGTGCGCGCCACCTGGTGA
- a CDS encoding chaplin → MRQVTRKGLMTMAAASGVLAAVGGAAHADSGATGTAAGSPGVLSGNTVQAPVDVPVNICGNTVDVVGVLNPAVGNSCANEGGSTADGHGGSGGAHAGGQATDSPGVGSGNHIQAPVHIPVNVCGNSVDVLGAGNAAEDNGCANGGPERETPGQPGEPGSPEQPGDGPDTPVEPAPERPSTGDEPGARPADRPQHDVQLARTGSEVPMGLVLPAGAGALLAGAILYRKARTAA, encoded by the coding sequence ATGCGACAGGTCACCCGCAAGGGCCTGATGACGATGGCGGCCGCGTCGGGCGTGCTCGCCGCCGTGGGCGGCGCCGCCCACGCCGACTCCGGCGCGACGGGCACCGCCGCCGGTTCGCCCGGCGTCCTCTCCGGGAACACGGTGCAGGCGCCGGTGGACGTGCCGGTCAACATCTGCGGAAACACCGTCGACGTCGTCGGCGTCCTCAACCCGGCCGTGGGGAACTCCTGCGCCAACGAGGGCGGCTCCACGGCGGACGGCCACGGCGGCTCCGGCGGCGCGCACGCCGGCGGACAGGCCACCGACTCACCCGGCGTGGGCTCCGGCAACCACATCCAGGCCCCGGTCCACATCCCGGTGAACGTCTGCGGCAACAGCGTCGACGTCCTCGGCGCCGGCAATGCCGCCGAGGACAACGGCTGCGCCAACGGCGGCCCGGAGCGCGAAACCCCCGGACAGCCCGGCGAACCCGGCAGCCCCGAGCAGCCCGGCGACGGGCCGGACACCCCCGTCGAGCCGGCCCCGGAGCGCCCCTCGACCGGCGACGAGCCGGGCGCCCGCCCCGCCGACCGGCCCCAGCACGACGTACAGCTCGCCCGGACCGGCAGCGAGGTGCCGATGGGCCTGGTGCTGCCCGCCGGCGCGGGGGCGCTGCTCGCCGGCGCCATCCTCTACCGCAAGGCGCGCACCGCCGCGTGA
- the chpH gene encoding chaplin ChpH gives MLKKVVAVAAATGGLVLAGAGLAAADSGAQGAAVHSPGVLSGNVVQAPIHVPVNVCGNTISVIGLLNPAFGNACVNK, from the coding sequence ATGCTCAAGAAGGTCGTCGCCGTCGCCGCCGCCACGGGTGGACTGGTTCTCGCGGGCGCGGGCCTCGCCGCCGCCGACTCCGGTGCCCAGGGTGCCGCCGTGCACTCCCCGGGTGTCCTCTCCGGCAACGTCGTCCAGGCCCCGATCCACGTCCCCGTGAACGTCTGCGGCAACACGATCTCCGTGATCGGCCTGCTGAACCCCGCCTTCGGCAACGCCTGCGTCAACAAGTGA
- a CDS encoding M20/M25/M40 family metallo-hydrolase: MSETDTARSVTGEDEVVDLCRELIRIDTSNYGDHSGPGERKAAEYVAEKLAEVGLEPKIFESHPGRASTVARIEGEDPSRPALLIHGHTDVVPANADDWTHHPFSGEIADGCVWGRGAVDMKDMDAMTLAVVRDRMRSGRKPPRDIVLAFLADEEAGGTYGAKHLVRQHPGLFEGVSEAIGEVGGFSFTVNEKLRLYLVETAEKGMHWMRLTVDGTAGHGSMTNDDNAITELCEAVARLGRHKWPVRVTKTVRAFLDELSDALGTELDPENMDETLAKLGGIARMIGTTLRNSAAPTQLGAGYKVNVIPGQATAHVDGRFLPGYEEEFLADLDRILGPRVRREDVHSDKALETDFDGRLVDAMQTALSAEDPIARAVPYMLSGGTDAKSFDDLGIRCFGFAPLKLPPELDFAGMFHGVDERVPVDGLKFGVRVLDRFLDAS, translated from the coding sequence GTGAGCGAGACGGACACGGCCAGGAGCGTCACCGGTGAGGACGAGGTCGTGGACCTCTGCCGCGAGCTGATCCGGATCGACACCAGCAACTACGGCGACCACTCGGGCCCCGGCGAGCGCAAGGCGGCCGAGTACGTCGCCGAGAAGCTCGCGGAGGTGGGGCTCGAGCCGAAGATCTTCGAGTCCCACCCGGGACGCGCCTCCACGGTGGCCCGGATCGAGGGCGAGGACCCGTCCCGGCCCGCGCTGCTCATCCACGGCCACACCGACGTGGTGCCGGCCAACGCCGACGACTGGACCCACCACCCCTTCTCCGGAGAGATCGCCGACGGGTGCGTGTGGGGCCGCGGGGCCGTCGACATGAAGGACATGGACGCGATGACCCTCGCGGTCGTCCGCGACCGCATGCGCAGCGGACGCAAGCCGCCCCGGGACATCGTGCTGGCGTTCCTCGCCGACGAGGAGGCGGGCGGCACGTACGGCGCCAAGCACCTGGTGCGCCAGCACCCCGGGCTGTTCGAGGGCGTCAGCGAGGCGATCGGCGAGGTCGGCGGGTTCTCCTTCACCGTCAACGAGAAGCTGCGCCTCTACCTCGTCGAGACCGCCGAGAAGGGCATGCACTGGATGCGGCTCACCGTCGACGGCACGGCGGGCCACGGCTCGATGACCAACGACGACAACGCCATCACCGAACTGTGCGAGGCCGTGGCCCGCCTCGGCCGGCACAAGTGGCCGGTCAGGGTCACCAAGACGGTGCGGGCCTTCCTCGACGAACTCTCCGACGCGCTCGGCACCGAGCTCGACCCGGAGAACATGGACGAGACCCTCGCCAAGCTCGGCGGCATCGCCCGCATGATCGGCACCACGCTGCGCAACTCGGCGGCGCCGACCCAGCTGGGCGCCGGCTACAAGGTCAACGTCATCCCCGGCCAGGCCACCGCGCATGTCGACGGGCGCTTCCTGCCGGGCTACGAGGAGGAGTTCCTGGCCGACCTCGACCGGATCCTCGGCCCGCGCGTGCGGCGCGAGGACGTGCACTCCGACAAGGCCCTGGAGACCGACTTCGACGGCAGGCTCGTCGACGCCATGCAGACCGCGCTGAGCGCCGAGGACCCGATCGCGCGGGCCGTGCCGTACATGCTCTCCGGCGGCACCGACGCCAAGTCCTTCGACGACCTCGGCATCCGCTGCTTCGGCTTCGCGCCGCTGAAGCTGCCCCCGGAGCTGGACTTCGCGGGCATGTTCCACGGCGTCGACGAGCGGGTCCCGGTGGACGGCCTCAAGTTCGGCGTACGGGTGCTCGACCGTTTCCTCGACGCCTCCTGA